A single window of Acetohalobium arabaticum DSM 5501 DNA harbors:
- a CDS encoding DUF3786 domain-containing protein yields MKKYEQNNFIIARKKARKKFKEIPPQELAANSGADFQSDNNRLRLRFLADDYFIDYPEGEIYLADKQDKEIDLKIQILILYYLNKASGAQVKDELISYREIPHGGNQYYDIFKRRAIDPLVNKFGHQPEKLIEAGKKLNGETADTGDYSITIPVLPKVPMTLIIWAGDDELPPSGNILLNKSILGYLSAKDIYVAAGITVKVLTKTAENLE; encoded by the coding sequence ATGAAAAAATATGAACAGAACAATTTTATCATTGCCCGTAAGAAGGCTAGGAAAAAGTTTAAGGAGATACCGCCTCAAGAATTAGCTGCTAATAGCGGAGCAGATTTCCAATCCGACAATAATCGTCTACGATTAAGATTCTTAGCTGATGATTACTTTATAGACTATCCTGAGGGAGAAATCTATCTTGCTGATAAACAGGATAAGGAGATAGACCTTAAAATTCAAATACTTATTTTATATTATCTTAATAAGGCCAGCGGTGCTCAGGTAAAAGATGAATTAATCTCCTATCGCGAAATTCCTCACGGCGGCAATCAATATTATGATATTTTTAAACGCCGAGCTATCGACCCTTTAGTAAATAAATTTGGTCACCAGCCAGAAAAATTAATTGAAGCTGGCAAAAAATTAAATGGAGAAACAGCTGATACTGGTGACTACAGCATTACCATTCCTGTGTTACCTAAAGTACCTATGACTCTTATTATCTGGGCTGGAGATGATGAACTTCCACCTTCAGGCAATATACTTTTAAACAAATCTATTCTAGGTTATTTATCAGCAAAAGATATATATGTAGCTGCTGGTATAACTGTTAAAGTCCTAACTAAAACAGCTGAAAACTTAGAATAA
- a CDS encoding WYL domain-containing protein gives MFQDLRLAIRKNKRVKIVYKNSQQDIRYRRVDPYKMTDKKLYGYCHLRDQKMIFNLESILSIQLTDEEYTIQTD, from the coding sequence ATGTTTCAAGATTTAAGGCTTGCTATTAGAAAAAATAAAAGAGTGAAGATAGTTTATAAGAATTCTCAACAGGATATTCGCTATCGGCGGGTGGACCCTTATAAAATGACTGATAAAAAATTATACGGCTACTGCCATCTACGAGACCAAAAGATGATTTTTAATTTAGAAAGTATTCTAAGTATTCAGCTTACTGATGAAGAGTATACTATTCAGACTGATTAA
- a CDS encoding DUF2103 domain-containing protein produces the protein MSGKYRINKIKQEHTIIEDVLPLLEDLAALKSIKSIIPGRINQRGGSGMQPYLQLKYNTPTGIKVLAKTSSSIQEVFVVTDYPDKTMRLMKENGLVK, from the coding sequence ATGAGCGGTAAATATCGAATCAATAAGATTAAACAAGAACATACTATAATTGAGGATGTATTACCTCTATTAGAGGACTTAGCTGCTTTAAAGAGTATTAAAAGCATCATTCCCGGGCGGATTAATCAGCGCGGTGGTAGCGGAATGCAGCCGTATTTACAATTAAAATATAATACCCCAACCGGAATAAAGGTGTTAGCTAAAACTAGTTCTTCGATTCAGGAAGTATTTGTAGTTACTGATTATCCTGATAAGACTATGCGTTTAATGAAAGAGAATGGCTTGGTAAAGTAG
- the argH gene encoding argininosuccinate lyase: protein MMKLWGGRFEAETDQLVEEYTSSIGFDQRLYKYDIQGSIAHVKMLAECGILTYEERDQIIAGLEEILEEIEAGDFEFEIGLEDIHMNIEQRLIDKIGSVGGKLHTARSRNDQVALDMRLYLRDQIEAIQALIEKLQQVLLELAEENIDIIMPGYTHLQRAQPVRVAHHLLAYYYKLKRDYDRLEDVYKRTNVLPLGAGALAGTTFDIDRQFVADELGFDGVSQNSLDTVSDRDFVIEFLAASSTLMMHLSRFSEELVLWTSQEFDFVDIDDAFCTGSSIMPQKKNPDVPELIRGKTGRIYGHLMQLLTVMKGLPLAYNKDMQEDKEGLFDTVDTLKGALELFARMLAKTSFNQIKLEATAEDGFTNATEVADYLVEQGLPFREAHEVVGKTVLYCINEDKKLSELELEEWQNFSDRFSDDIYQKIDIETAVDARDSVGGPAKEEIKRAITAEKKECQ, encoded by the coding sequence ATTATGAAGCTATGGGGTGGTAGATTCGAAGCTGAGACTGATCAGCTAGTGGAGGAATATACTTCTTCTATCGGCTTTGATCAGCGGCTATATAAATATGATATTCAGGGCAGTATTGCCCATGTTAAGATGTTAGCAGAATGTGGAATTTTAACCTATGAGGAGCGAGACCAGATTATTGCCGGTTTGGAAGAAATTTTAGAAGAGATAGAAGCCGGTGATTTTGAGTTTGAGATTGGACTGGAAGATATCCATATGAATATTGAACAGCGCCTGATTGATAAGATCGGTTCAGTAGGCGGTAAGCTGCATACTGCCCGTAGTCGGAATGATCAGGTTGCTTTAGATATGCGGCTTTATCTTAGAGATCAGATTGAAGCTATTCAGGCTTTAATCGAAAAATTACAGCAGGTACTATTGGAGTTAGCTGAAGAAAATATTGATATTATCATGCCTGGCTATACGCATCTACAGAGAGCACAGCCGGTACGAGTTGCTCATCACCTGTTGGCCTATTATTATAAATTAAAGCGTGATTATGACCGCTTAGAAGATGTCTATAAGCGGACTAATGTACTGCCGTTAGGAGCAGGAGCTTTGGCCGGAACTACTTTTGATATTGACCGGCAGTTTGTGGCTGATGAGCTTGGGTTTGATGGAGTAAGCCAGAATAGTCTGGATACAGTAAGTGACCGGGACTTTGTAATTGAATTTCTAGCTGCTAGTTCTACTCTGATGATGCATCTAAGTAGATTCAGTGAAGAATTGGTGCTCTGGACCTCACAGGAGTTTGATTTTGTTGATATTGATGATGCTTTCTGTACGGGAAGCAGTATTATGCCTCAAAAGAAGAATCCCGATGTACCGGAATTAATCCGCGGTAAGACAGGCCGGATTTATGGCCATCTAATGCAGCTTCTGACAGTGATGAAAGGTTTACCTCTAGCTTACAATAAGGACATGCAGGAGGATAAAGAGGGGTTATTTGATACAGTAGATACTCTGAAGGGAGCATTAGAATTATTTGCTCGAATGTTAGCCAAGACAAGCTTTAATCAGATTAAGCTGGAAGCAACTGCTGAGGACGGCTTTACTAATGCTACTGAGGTAGCCGATTACTTAGTAGAACAGGGACTTCCCTTTAGAGAGGCCCATGAAGTAGTAGGTAAGACAGTTCTATACTGTATTAATGAGGATAAAAAACTGTCTGAACTTGAATTAGAAGAATGGCAGAATTTTTCTGATAGATTCAGCGATGATATCTATCAGAAGATAGATATTGAAACGGCTGTAGATGCCAGAGATTCAGTCGGCGGACCGGCTAAAGAGGAGATTAAGCGGGCGATTACAGCTGAAAAGAAAGAATGCCAATAA
- a CDS encoding GNAT family N-acetyltransferase: protein MKFKVKKAEMEDSNLVFRLTKRAFQHYNVPSRSPTTPALSETIEDVEEDIKEKNILIAYLNDKPVGSVRFYSSNGKDFYLSRLGVIGEYQNQGVGQRLVAEVERWAKAQGGERITLYSAYSSKKLMEFYQKLGYEIIEIRDDPDYTRAVIQKELDQVDAGKIKEEQDYEAMGW, encoded by the coding sequence ATGAAATTTAAAGTTAAGAAGGCAGAGATGGAAGACAGTAATTTGGTTTTTAGGCTTACAAAACGTGCTTTTCAACATTATAATGTTCCTTCTCGCTCCCCAACGACTCCAGCGTTGTCGGAGACGATAGAGGATGTTGAGGAAGATATTAAAGAGAAGAATATTTTAATTGCTTACCTTAATGATAAGCCTGTTGGCTCAGTTCGGTTCTATTCATCGAATGGAAAAGACTTTTACTTAAGTAGATTGGGAGTAATAGGTGAGTATCAGAACCAAGGTGTCGGCCAGAGATTAGTAGCAGAGGTAGAAAGATGGGCTAAGGCCCAGGGGGGAGAAAGAATTACTCTCTATTCGGCTTACAGTTCAAAAAAATTGATGGAGTTTTATCAAAAACTAGGTTATGAGATTATTGAAATTAGAGATGACCCTGATTATACTCGGGCAGTAATTCAGAAAGAATTAGACCAGGTTGATGCGGGAAAGATTAAGGAGGAGCAGGATTATGAAGCTATGGGGTGGTAG
- a CDS encoding argininosuccinate synthase, whose translation MDKQNINKIVLAYSGGLDTSVAVKWLQDKYDAEVVAFAADVGQNEDLEPVKEKALETGAIKAYVEDLKEEFLTDYAFKGLKAGAKYEAKYPLATAYSRPLIAKKMIEVAKQEGADAVAHGCTGKGNDQVRFDVSFQALAPGIEIVAPLREWEFGSRQEQIDYADKEGISVGATKESPYSIDRNLWGISIECGVLEDPAEEPPADVYQITTDPEEAPDEPEYVEVTFEQGEPVALNGTEYGPVELVDKLNGIAGKHGVGRVDMVENRLVGIKSREIYEAPAATVLLTAHRHLEDLVLDRETAHYKKVIAEKYAELTYYGQWFSPLKDALDAFVESTQKYVSGTIKLKLYKGNATVVGRESDESLYQENLATYEKSDTFNHDAAVGFIELFGLPLKVDSTIHKE comes from the coding sequence ATGGATAAACAAAACATCAACAAAATTGTATTAGCCTATTCAGGAGGACTGGATACTTCAGTTGCAGTTAAGTGGCTGCAGGATAAGTATGATGCTGAAGTAGTTGCCTTTGCTGCTGATGTAGGACAGAATGAAGATTTAGAGCCGGTTAAGGAGAAGGCTTTAGAAACAGGAGCTATCAAGGCATATGTAGAGGATTTGAAGGAAGAATTTTTGACTGATTATGCATTTAAAGGACTGAAGGCAGGGGCAAAGTATGAAGCCAAGTATCCACTGGCTACTGCTTATTCTCGGCCATTAATTGCTAAAAAGATGATCGAAGTTGCTAAACAGGAAGGGGCAGATGCTGTAGCTCACGGCTGTACTGGTAAGGGAAATGATCAGGTAAGATTTGATGTTTCCTTTCAAGCATTAGCACCGGGAATTGAGATTGTTGCTCCCCTAAGAGAATGGGAGTTTGGCTCTAGACAGGAACAGATTGATTATGCTGATAAAGAAGGAATTTCAGTAGGAGCTACAAAAGAGAGTCCTTACAGTATCGATCGGAATCTCTGGGGAATCAGCATCGAATGCGGTGTTTTAGAGGATCCAGCTGAAGAGCCGCCAGCCGATGTTTATCAGATTACAACTGATCCAGAGGAAGCACCGGATGAACCGGAGTATGTAGAGGTTACTTTTGAGCAGGGAGAGCCTGTAGCCTTAAATGGTACGGAGTATGGTCCGGTAGAATTAGTAGATAAGTTAAATGGAATAGCAGGTAAACATGGTGTCGGTCGGGTTGATATGGTAGAGAATAGATTAGTCGGTATTAAGTCGCGTGAGATTTATGAAGCACCGGCAGCGACTGTCTTATTGACTGCGCATAGACATCTTGAGGATTTAGTGTTGGATAGAGAAACGGCTCACTATAAAAAAGTAATTGCTGAAAAGTATGCTGAATTGACTTATTATGGACAGTGGTTTTCACCATTGAAGGATGCTTTGGATGCTTTTGTTGAAAGTACACAAAAATATGTAAGCGGTACGATTAAATTGAAGCTGTATAAAGGCAATGCTACTGTAGTGGGCAGAGAATCCGATGAGTCTCTCTATCAGGAGAATCTGGCTACTTATGAAAAGTCGGATACCTTCAATCATGATGCAGCTGTCGGCTTTATTGAACTCTTTGGGCTGCCGTTAAAGGTTGATAGTACAATTCATAAGGAGTAA
- the argF gene encoding ornithine carbamoyltransferase — translation MDHLLTISDLTDEEIKQIFSLTNKLKEQNKQGIDHPVLAGQTLGMIFQKSSTRTRVSFETGMFQLGGHGLFLSSDDIQLGRGETISDTAKTLSRYVNGIMIRTYDHSDVEELAAAGSIPVINGLTDLLHPCQVLADLYTIQEKLGSLQDKKLTYIGDGNNMSHSLLIGATKVGMDISLAVPNAYRPDEDIVATADKQAEESGSQIEILTDPLQAAENADAVYTDVWASMGDEDEAEERMKAFKDYQVNEEVMNAAQNKAVFLHCLPAYRGKEVTAGVIDGPQSVVFDEAENRMHVQKAIMVELMADQAKKEDL, via the coding sequence ATGGATCATTTATTAACAATTTCTGATTTAACCGATGAAGAGATAAAGCAGATCTTTAGCTTAACTAATAAATTAAAGGAGCAGAATAAGCAGGGAATTGATCATCCAGTTTTGGCCGGACAGACTTTAGGGATGATCTTTCAGAAATCATCAACTAGAACGCGGGTTTCCTTTGAAACAGGTATGTTTCAGTTAGGAGGCCATGGATTATTCTTAAGTTCTGATGATATTCAATTGGGTAGAGGAGAGACGATCAGTGATACAGCCAAGACGCTATCTAGATATGTGAACGGTATTATGATTAGAACCTATGATCACAGTGATGTAGAGGAATTGGCAGCAGCAGGATCAATTCCGGTGATCAACGGTTTAACTGATTTACTGCACCCCTGTCAGGTATTAGCGGATTTATATACTATTCAGGAAAAGCTGGGATCACTGCAGGATAAGAAACTAACTTATATAGGTGATGGCAATAATATGTCTCATTCTCTACTGATTGGTGCTACTAAAGTAGGAATGGATATTTCGCTGGCTGTACCTAACGCCTATAGACCAGATGAAGATATAGTAGCTACAGCAGATAAACAGGCTGAAGAGAGCGGTAGTCAGATTGAGATTCTTACTGATCCTCTTCAGGCAGCTGAAAATGCTGATGCTGTCTATACCGATGTCTGGGCCAGTATGGGCGATGAGGATGAAGCAGAGGAGAGAATGAAAGCCTTTAAAGATTATCAGGTTAATGAAGAAGTTATGAATGCAGCTCAGAATAAGGCAGTCTTTTTACACTGTCTGCCGGCTTATCGCGGTAAAGAGGTTACTGCTGGAGTAATTGATGGTCCACAGTCAGTAGTATTTGATGAAGCAGAGAATAGAATGCATGTTCAAAAGGCAATTATGGTAGAATTAATGGCTGATCAGGCTAAAAAAGAGGATTTATAA
- the carB gene encoding carbamoyl-phosphate synthase large subunit, producing the protein MPKQEGVEKVLVIGSGPIVIGQAAEFDYSGTQACKALKEEGIEVVLVNSNPATIMTDTDIADQVYVEPITIDFVEEVIKKEEPDGILPTLGGQTGLNLAVELAEAGILEETGIELLGTSLDSIQRAEDRDRFRATMEEIGQPVAESQIIDTLAEAKEFVAEIGFPVIIRPAYTMGGAGGGIADNSQELEDIVSRGLNNSPISQVLIEKSIAGWKEIEYEVLRDGADNCIVICNMENIDPVGIHTGDSIVVAPSQTLADLEYQMLRSASLEIIKELGIEGGCNVQFALHPDSLDYYVIEVNPRVSRSSALASKATGYPIARVAAKIATGLRLDEIENSITQETTACFEPALDYVVSKIPRWPFDKFSSADRDLSTQMKATGEVMSIGRNFEESIMKAIESLDSDLDLIAADFSQLSRKELITKLEMPTDERLFVIIEALQRGFDLMEIVELTGIDKFFVFKLAYLVEQADELKESSLDDLEADRLEELKRNGFSDAYLAKLLQAPEEEVAAKRKELGVKAVFKMVDTCAAEFEAATPYYYSTYEREDETFDSEKDSVLVVGSGPIRIGQGIEFDYCSVHSVKALSEEGMESLIINNNPETVSTDYDTSDKLFFEPITVEHVLNIIDREDPDGVILQFGGQTSVNLAQLLAERGVEVLGTPVKSMDLAEDRDKFTQVLDELNIDYPAGTTATSREEALAIADDLGYPLLVRPSYVLGGRAMQVVYKEEELVEYMELAVKVSPDHPVLIDRYIPGKEVEIDAIADGNNAVIPGIMEHIEKAGVHSGDSMAVYPPQTLTDQQIDRIVEDTIKIVKRLEMNGLVNIQFVIDKEGKPYVLEVNPRASRTIPILSKVTGVPMVKLATKTMLGKKLPELGYDYGLVPESDLITVKSPVFSFEKITDLDVFLGPEMKSTGEVMGTDTTFSKALYKSLLSTGFNLPQGGKVLLSVADRDKEEAIEVAEEFVELGFSLVGTLNTAQRISEAGIEIESISKQNDKKDVFDIIKENQVDLVVNTPTRGKIAARTGFQLRRTAVEYGLTCLTSLSTVKAFLKILKQDLNNLQVLSLDEYLA; encoded by the coding sequence TAATCGGTTCAGGACCAATTGTGATCGGGCAAGCAGCTGAGTTTGATTATTCAGGGACTCAGGCCTGTAAAGCCTTGAAAGAAGAAGGAATTGAAGTTGTATTGGTCAACAGCAATCCAGCTACGATTATGACGGATACTGATATTGCCGATCAGGTTTATGTGGAGCCGATAACGATAGATTTTGTTGAGGAAGTGATTAAAAAAGAAGAGCCAGATGGAATTCTGCCTACATTGGGCGGTCAGACAGGATTGAATTTGGCTGTAGAATTGGCTGAAGCTGGTATCTTAGAAGAGACCGGAATTGAACTATTAGGTACTTCCCTGGATTCCATTCAGCGGGCAGAAGATAGAGATAGATTTAGAGCTACTATGGAAGAGATCGGACAGCCGGTAGCAGAGAGTCAAATTATTGATACTTTAGCGGAAGCCAAAGAGTTTGTTGCTGAAATTGGTTTTCCGGTTATCATTCGACCGGCTTATACTATGGGGGGAGCCGGCGGTGGAATTGCTGACAATAGCCAGGAATTAGAGGATATTGTCAGTCGAGGACTGAATAATAGTCCCATAAGCCAGGTCTTAATCGAAAAGAGTATTGCCGGCTGGAAGGAAATTGAATATGAAGTTTTAAGAGATGGAGCTGATAACTGTATTGTTATCTGTAATATGGAGAATATTGATCCGGTTGGTATCCATACCGGTGATAGTATCGTAGTGGCTCCCAGTCAGACGTTAGCAGATCTGGAGTATCAGATGCTTAGATCTGCCTCTTTGGAGATAATTAAGGAATTAGGAATTGAAGGCGGTTGTAATGTTCAATTTGCTCTTCATCCTGATAGTCTGGATTATTATGTTATTGAGGTTAATCCACGGGTCAGCCGCTCGAGTGCCTTAGCCTCGAAAGCAACCGGCTATCCTATTGCCCGAGTAGCAGCCAAGATTGCAACCGGACTGCGGCTGGATGAAATAGAGAATTCCATTACTCAGGAGACTACTGCCTGTTTTGAACCAGCTTTAGATTATGTCGTCTCCAAGATTCCGCGGTGGCCGTTTGATAAGTTCAGTTCGGCTGATAGGGATTTATCAACCCAGATGAAGGCGACAGGAGAAGTAATGTCGATCGGCAGAAACTTCGAAGAATCAATCATGAAGGCTATTGAATCGCTGGACAGTGATCTTGATCTGATTGCTGCTGACTTCAGCCAATTATCAAGGAAAGAATTGATAACAAAACTGGAGATGCCGACAGATGAGCGGTTATTTGTTATTATCGAAGCCCTGCAGCGCGGTTTTGATCTGATGGAGATAGTTGAACTGACAGGTATAGATAAGTTCTTTGTCTTTAAGTTAGCTTACTTAGTGGAACAGGCAGATGAATTAAAGGAAAGTAGTTTAGATGATTTAGAGGCTGATAGACTTGAAGAACTGAAGCGGAATGGTTTTTCCGATGCTTATTTAGCTAAACTGCTTCAGGCTCCAGAAGAAGAGGTAGCAGCTAAACGAAAAGAACTTGGAGTTAAAGCAGTCTTTAAGATGGTGGATACCTGTGCAGCAGAATTTGAAGCGGCAACTCCTTATTATTATTCTACCTACGAACGGGAGGATGAAACATTCGATTCTGAGAAGGACAGCGTATTAGTAGTTGGCTCCGGGCCGATAAGAATCGGTCAGGGTATTGAGTTTGATTACTGCAGTGTCCATTCAGTTAAGGCACTTTCGGAAGAAGGTATGGAGTCGTTAATTATTAATAATAATCCGGAAACAGTAAGCACTGATTATGATACTTCTGATAAGTTATTCTTTGAACCGATAACTGTTGAACATGTATTGAATATTATTGACCGGGAAGATCCCGATGGTGTTATCCTACAGTTTGGCGGTCAGACTTCGGTTAATTTAGCCCAGCTGCTGGCTGAAAGAGGCGTGGAAGTGTTGGGAACTCCGGTTAAGAGTATGGATTTAGCAGAAGATAGGGATAAGTTTACACAGGTGCTGGATGAGCTAAATATCGATTACCCAGCAGGGACGACAGCAACTTCAAGGGAGGAAGCATTAGCGATTGCTGATGATTTGGGCTATCCTTTGTTGGTAAGGCCTTCCTATGTATTGGGCGGCAGAGCTATGCAAGTTGTTTATAAAGAAGAAGAATTAGTAGAATATATGGAGTTAGCAGTCAAGGTATCCCCGGATCATCCAGTGCTAATTGATAGATACATACCGGGCAAAGAAGTAGAGATAGATGCTATTGCTGACGGTAATAATGCAGTGATCCCCGGCATTATGGAGCATATCGAAAAGGCCGGAGTCCATTCCGGAGACAGTATGGCTGTCTATCCGCCGCAGACATTAACAGACCAGCAGATTGATAGAATAGTAGAGGATACAATCAAGATAGTGAAGCGGTTAGAGATGAATGGATTAGTGAATATTCAATTTGTGATTGATAAGGAAGGTAAGCCTTATGTGCTGGAGGTTAATCCGCGGGCCAGTCGAACCATTCCAATTTTGAGTAAGGTAACAGGAGTACCGATGGTGAAGCTGGCTACTAAGACGATGTTAGGGAAGAAACTGCCGGAATTAGGCTATGATTATGGCTTAGTACCGGAGTCAGACTTGATTACAGTTAAGTCGCCTGTTTTCTCTTTTGAGAAGATAACAGATCTGGATGTCTTCTTAGGTCCTGAGATGAAATCAACCGGTGAGGTGATGGGTACTGATACTACTTTCTCTAAAGCCTTATATAAGTCGCTTTTATCGACAGGCTTTAATCTGCCGCAGGGAGGTAAAGTCTTATTATCAGTAGCCGATCGGGATAAAGAAGAGGCTATCGAAGTAGCAGAAGAGTTTGTTGAATTAGGCTTTAGTCTAGTAGGAACACTTAATACAGCCCAGAGAATATCAGAAGCAGGAATCGAGATTGAATCTATTTCTAAGCAGAATGATAAAAAGGATGTTTTTGATATAATTAAAGAGAACCAGGTTGATTTAGTTGTTAATACGCCAACACGCGGTAAGATAGCTGCCAGAACCGGCTTTCAGCTGCGGCGAACTGCTGTAGAGTACGGCCTGACCTGCTTAACTTCGTTGAGTACGGTTAAGGCTTTCTTGAAGATATTGAAACAGGATTTGAATAACTTACAGGTTCTTTCTTTAGATGAATACTTAGCTTAA